In bacterium 336/3, the following proteins share a genomic window:
- a CDS encoding manganese ABC transporter ATP-binding protein: MNKQNAIVLKNIHVGYFEHKIFQDFSCEIPSSQMIGIVGANGSGKSTLLKAIMGLIPNSSGIIQIFGKSLKEVRNQIAYLPQKDSIDWDFPASVLEVALMGLYKEFGLFGRITKQHKQKAMSYLEKVGMADKADKQISELSGGQQQRVFLARAFAQEADLYLFDEPFVGVDVATEKLLIDLLKTSVVNEGKTIVMVHHQLSTVPKYFDFLLLLKEGKLVDIGSVEEVFTEVNIQETYQFIK; the protein is encoded by the coding sequence ATGAATAAACAAAACGCCATTGTATTAAAAAATATTCATGTAGGATATTTTGAACATAAAATATTTCAGGATTTTTCGTGTGAAATCCCTTCCTCACAGATGATAGGAATTGTAGGAGCAAATGGTTCAGGAAAATCTACATTACTCAAAGCCATCATGGGATTGATACCAAACTCATCTGGTATTATTCAAATATTTGGAAAAAGTTTGAAAGAAGTTAGAAATCAAATTGCATACCTTCCACAAAAAGACAGCATTGATTGGGACTTCCCTGCTTCTGTATTGGAGGTGGCTCTTATGGGACTTTACAAAGAATTTGGTTTGTTTGGGAGAATCACTAAACAACACAAACAAAAAGCCATGAGTTATCTTGAAAAAGTAGGAATGGCTGATAAGGCTGATAAACAAATTTCTGAACTTTCTGGAGGGCAACAACAAAGAGTATTTTTAGCAAGAGCTTTTGCACAAGAAGCAGATTTATATTTATTCGATGAGCCTTTTGTGGGTGTAGATGTTGCAACTGAAAAACTCCTGATTGATTTACTCAAAACATCAGTAGTCAATGAAGGAAAAACTATCGTGATGGTACATCACCAACTTTCAACAGTTCCTAAATATTTCGACTTCCTCCTGCTTCTCAAAGAAGGAAAGCTAGTAGATATAGGAAGTGTCGAGGAGGTTTTCACAGAAGTCAATATCCAAGAAACATATCAGTTTATAAAATAA
- a CDS encoding iron-dependent repressor, producing the protein MLSYTEENYLKIIFSLSYPHSLEITTNDIAKKLEINPASVSDMLKKLNQKKLIDYAKYQGVKLTNEGKKIAIEIVRKHRLWETFLVDKLNFSWDEVHDVAEQLEHIQSGLLIERLYKFLDCPTFDPHGEPIPNEHGEFPVTENLVCLNSCTNQQKIQVKSITDDSSTLLQYLSKISVSIGALIEICDKNTYDNSIDVIINENRNTTLSKEISEKIYGVLL; encoded by the coding sequence ATGCTAAGTTATACAGAAGAAAATTATTTGAAAATTATTTTTTCTCTCTCCTACCCTCATTCTTTGGAAATCACAACCAATGACATTGCTAAGAAACTGGAAATCAATCCTGCTTCGGTAAGTGATATGCTTAAAAAGCTCAACCAAAAAAAACTAATTGATTATGCCAAGTATCAAGGTGTAAAACTTACAAATGAGGGAAAAAAAATCGCTATTGAAATTGTTAGAAAACATAGGCTTTGGGAAACCTTTTTAGTTGATAAACTTAACTTTTCTTGGGATGAAGTTCACGATGTCGCTGAACAACTTGAACATATTCAATCTGGTTTGCTTATAGAACGATTATATAAATTTTTAGATTGTCCAACATTTGATCCACATGGAGAACCTATTCCTAATGAACATGGAGAGTTTCCAGTAACTGAAAATCTAGTATGTCTCAATAGTTGTACAAATCAACAAAAAATACAAGTAAAAAGTATTACAGATGATTCTTCAACTCTACTTCAATATTTGAGTAAAATATCTGTAAGCATTGGAGCTTTGATTGAAATATGTGATAAAAATACTTATGATAATTCGATAGATGTAATTATCAACGAAAATAGGAATACAACTCTATCTAAAGAAATTTCAGAAAAGATATATGGAGTTTTATTATAA
- a CDS encoding 2,3,4,5-tetrahydropyridine-2,6-dicarboxylate N-succinyltransferase gives MQELQEKIEQIWTDRSLLNKPESIDTIEHIIAELDAGKIRVAQILANGDWQVNEWIKKAVILYFPIKEMKTMEVGIFEFHDKIPLKKDYAAKGVRVVPHAIARYGSYISKGVILMPSYVNIGAYVDEGTMVDTWATVGSCAQIGKHVHLSGGVGVGGVLEPVQAAPVIIEDGAFVGSRCILVEGVRVGKEAVLGAGVTLTASSKIIDVTGDSPVEYKGIVPPRSVVIPGSYTKKFAAGEYQVPCALIIGKRKESTDLKTSLNDALRENNVAV, from the coding sequence ATGCAAGAATTACAAGAAAAAATAGAGCAGATTTGGACAGACAGAAGCCTTTTGAATAAGCCAGAAAGCATAGATACCATTGAACACATCATTGCTGAACTGGATGCTGGAAAAATTCGAGTGGCACAAATTTTAGCAAATGGAGATTGGCAAGTAAACGAGTGGATAAAAAAAGCTGTTATTCTTTATTTTCCTATCAAGGAAATGAAAACCATGGAGGTGGGTATTTTTGAGTTTCATGATAAAATTCCTCTCAAAAAAGATTATGCTGCTAAAGGTGTGAGAGTTGTGCCACATGCTATAGCCCGATATGGAAGTTATATTTCTAAAGGTGTTATCTTAATGCCCTCTTATGTAAATATTGGGGCGTATGTAGATGAAGGAACCATGGTAGATACATGGGCTACTGTAGGTAGTTGTGCTCAAATTGGTAAACATGTACATTTGAGTGGTGGAGTAGGCGTGGGAGGCGTTTTAGAACCAGTTCAGGCTGCTCCTGTGATTATAGAAGATGGTGCATTTGTGGGTTCTCGTTGTATTTTGGTTGAAGGTGTTAGAGTGGGTAAAGAAGCCGTTTTGGGGGCTGGTGTAACTCTTACAGCAAGCTCTAAAATTATAGATGTAACAGGAGACAGCCCAGTAGAGTACAAAGGCATTGTACCTCCTCGTAGCGTGGTTATCCCTGGCAGTTATACCAAGAAATTTGCAGCAGGAGAGTATCAAGTACCTTGTGCTTTGATTATCGGAAAACGAAAAGAAAGTACAGATTTGAAAACCTCCCTCAATGACGCTTTGAGGGAAAATAATGTAGCTGTATAG
- a CDS encoding 3-hydroxybutyryl-CoA dehydrogenase (converts (S)-3-hydroxybutanoyl-CoA to 3-acetoacetyl-CoA), which translates to MKNIAVIGSGTMGNGIAHVFAQYGYEVSLIDISQAALDKGLQTISGNLDRQVKKGTLTEAQKAETLARLHPFTSLADGVKNADLVVEAATENIDLKLKIFADMDANTRPDTILATNTSSISITKIASVTKRPEKVIGMHFMNPVPVMKLVEMIRGYLTSDETTQAITELTKKIDKVPVEVNDYPGFVANRILMPMINEAIYTLYEGVAGVSEIDEVMKLGMAHPMGPLQLADFIGLDVCLAILNVLYIGFGNPKYAPCPLLVNMVQAGHKGAKSGQGFYDWANPKELKVAKQFTK; encoded by the coding sequence ATGAAAAACATCGCTGTTATTGGTTCTGGTACTATGGGTAATGGAATTGCCCACGTTTTTGCTCAATATGGTTACGAAGTATCTCTGATTGATATTTCTCAGGCTGCTCTTGATAAAGGTTTACAAACTATCTCTGGAAACTTAGACCGACAAGTGAAGAAAGGAACACTTACTGAAGCACAGAAAGCTGAAACTCTTGCTCGCCTCCACCCTTTTACTTCTCTTGCTGATGGCGTGAAAAATGCTGATTTGGTGGTAGAGGCTGCTACAGAGAACATAGATTTAAAACTCAAGATATTTGCTGATATGGATGCAAATACTCGTCCTGATACGATTTTAGCGACCAATACATCTTCTATCTCTATCACTAAAATTGCCTCTGTTACCAAACGTCCTGAAAAAGTAATTGGTATGCACTTTATGAATCCTGTGCCTGTGATGAAACTGGTAGAGATGATTCGTGGATATTTAACATCTGACGAAACGACACAGGCAATTACAGAATTAACTAAGAAAATAGATAAAGTACCCGTAGAAGTAAACGATTACCCTGGCTTTGTGGCAAACAGAATTTTAATGCCTATGATTAATGAAGCTATTTATACGCTTTACGAAGGTGTGGCTGGGGTATCTGAAATTGATGAAGTCATGAAACTAGGAATGGCTCATCCGATGGGACCACTCCAACTGGCAGACTTCATTGGGTTGGATGTATGCCTTGCAATTTTGAACGTTTTATATATTGGTTTTGGAAATCCTAAGTACGCCCCTTGCCCACTCCTTGTGAATATGGTACAAGCTGGACACAAAGGAGCCAAATCAGGACAAGGCTTTTACGATTGGGCAAATCCTAAAGAGTTAAAAGTAGCTAAACAATTTACCAAATAA
- a CDS encoding phosphoribosylaminoimidazole-succinocarboxamide synthase (catalyzes the formation of (S)-2-(5-amino-1-(5-phospho-D-ribosyl)imidazole-4-carboxamido)succinate from 5-amino-1-(5-phospho-D-ribosyl)imidazole-4-carboxylate and L-aspartate in purine biosynthesis; SAICAR synthase) — translation MAIQGTHFNLPKQTGFYKGKVRDVYYLEGNKMAVVVTDRISAFDVILPEPIPHKGQILNQIAWHFLQATQDIIPNWAEDSPHPNITIGKQCQPFAVEMVIRGYLTGHAYREYAQGKRMLCGVLMPENMKENDPFPTPIITPTTKAKEGHDEDISREDIIAKGIVSKELYEQLEQYTHALYKKGSEMAKERGLILVDTKYEFGLYEGKIYLIDEIHTPDSSRYFYGENYQENQNKGLPQRQLSKEFVRQWLIENGFQGKDGQIIPEMTEEVVNGISKRYIELYEKITGKSFTSLSQNTENSIKEALLKYLT, via the coding sequence ATGGCTATACAAGGAACTCATTTCAATTTACCCAAACAAACAGGCTTTTATAAAGGAAAAGTCAGAGATGTATATTATTTAGAAGGTAATAAGATGGCAGTAGTAGTTACTGACCGTATTTCAGCATTTGATGTGATTTTACCTGAACCAATCCCCCACAAAGGACAAATTCTTAATCAAATTGCTTGGCATTTTTTACAAGCTACTCAAGATATCATTCCCAATTGGGCAGAAGACAGTCCACACCCCAATATTACAATTGGCAAACAATGTCAGCCATTTGCAGTAGAAATGGTGATTAGAGGCTATCTGACTGGGCATGCTTACAGAGAATATGCTCAAGGCAAAAGAATGCTTTGTGGCGTTTTGATGCCTGAAAATATGAAAGAAAATGACCCATTCCCTACGCCTATCATTACCCCTACAACCAAAGCCAAAGAGGGACATGATGAAGACATCAGTAGAGAAGACATCATAGCCAAAGGAATCGTTTCTAAAGAACTTTATGAGCAATTAGAGCAATATACCCATGCCTTGTACAAAAAAGGCTCAGAAATGGCAAAAGAACGTGGATTGATACTTGTAGATACCAAGTATGAGTTTGGCTTATATGAAGGTAAAATATATTTGATAGACGAAATTCATACACCTGACTCCTCTCGATACTTCTATGGAGAAAACTATCAGGAAAATCAGAATAAAGGCTTACCTCAACGTCAATTATCTAAAGAATTTGTAAGACAATGGCTCATTGAAAATGGTTTTCAGGGTAAAGATGGACAAATAATACCTGAAATGACAGAAGAAGTCGTAAATGGAATTTCCAAAAGATATATAGAATTATACGAAAAAATTACAGGAAAATCATTTACATCATTGTCTCAGAATACAGAAAACAGTATTAAAGAAGCTTTACTAAAATATTTAACATAA
- a CDS encoding RNA methyltransferase, whose translation MISKKWQKLVKSLQYKKYRKEEGLFFVEGAKSVLELLHSDFKVEILFATTHFLERNKIPSNILTEIATEQELVDIGTLQSNQDCLAVAHQKENKFIFPEKEELLLMLDNIQDPGNMGTIIRICDWYGVKKVVASNQTVDLYNPKVINSSMGSFLRVSIFYTDLKEYLSKQQNTPIYGTLLEGENIHTTPLSKNGILIVGNEANGISEELIPFIKQKITIPRFGGAESLNVAIATAVALDNFMRK comes from the coding sequence ATGATTTCTAAAAAATGGCAAAAACTTGTAAAATCTTTGCAATATAAAAAATATCGTAAAGAAGAAGGTTTATTTTTTGTTGAAGGGGCAAAAAGTGTGCTGGAATTACTCCATTCCGATTTTAAAGTTGAAATACTTTTTGCAACAACTCATTTTCTAGAAAGAAACAAAATACCCTCCAATATACTCACTGAAATTGCAACAGAACAAGAACTTGTAGATATCGGAACGCTACAAAGCAACCAAGATTGTCTTGCGGTAGCACATCAAAAGGAAAATAAATTCATATTTCCTGAAAAAGAAGAATTATTGCTGATGCTCGATAATATTCAAGACCCTGGCAATATGGGTACCATTATCAGGATTTGTGATTGGTATGGTGTAAAAAAAGTTGTTGCAAGCAACCAAACAGTTGATTTATACAACCCTAAAGTGATAAATTCTTCGATGGGTAGTTTTTTAAGAGTCAGTATTTTTTATACAGATTTGAAAGAATACTTATCTAAACAACAAAATACTCCCATTTATGGCACATTACTTGAAGGAGAAAATATTCATACGACACCTTTATCTAAAAATGGTATTTTGATAGTGGGCAATGAAGCAAATGGAATAAGCGAAGAGCTTATCCCATTTATCAAACAAAAAATTACAATTCCTAGATTTGGCGGAGCGGAGTCTTTGAATGTTGCCATAGCCACAGCAGTTGCATTAGACAACTTTATGAGAAAATAA
- a CDS encoding thioesterase produces MSKFKFAKDSFTTMTEMVLPNDTNTLSNLMGGRLMYFMDVVSAIAALKHCNRVVVTASVDNISFREPIPLGSVVTLQAKVTRAFNSSMEVHIEVFAENPVKQTKIKTNSAFFTFVAVDQVGNPINVPELMPETEEEKSMYEGAMRRRQLRLILSGKMKPEEAGELKALFTTESIESKELKNKK; encoded by the coding sequence ATGTCAAAATTCAAATTTGCTAAAGATTCTTTTACCACCATGACAGAAATGGTGCTTCCCAACGATACGAATACACTTAGTAATCTGATGGGTGGTCGTTTGATGTATTTTATGGATGTCGTATCAGCTATTGCTGCTCTTAAGCATTGTAATAGGGTAGTTGTAACAGCTTCTGTTGACAATATTTCTTTTAGAGAGCCTATCCCTTTGGGAAGTGTTGTAACGCTACAAGCCAAAGTTACAAGGGCTTTCAACTCTTCGATGGAGGTGCATATTGAAGTATTTGCAGAAAATCCTGTCAAACAAACCAAGATTAAAACCAACAGTGCTTTTTTTACTTTTGTAGCCGTTGATCAAGTAGGGAATCCCATCAATGTTCCTGAACTTATGCCTGAAACGGAAGAAGAAAAATCCATGTATGAAGGAGCTATGAGAAGAAGGCAACTACGACTGATTCTATCTGGAAAAATGAAACCAGAAGAAGCTGGCGAATTGAAAGCCTTGTTTACAACTGAATCTATTGAAAGTAAAGAACTCAAAAATAAAAAATAG
- a CDS encoding homoserine dehydrogenase — MSRKTLNIGLFGFGCVGYGLHQVLEQTKGLKAHVKTICVKNKDKKRQIDEENFTYDKNDILNDPSINVVVELIDDANAAFEIVKEALQKKKAVVTANKKMIAEHFTELLELQRKYEVPLLYEAACCASIPIIRNLEEYYDNDLLESFEGIVNGSTNYILTQTSVKNISYAEALKEAQEKGYAESDPTLDTGGFDAKYKLLILIVHAFGIVVKPADIFNLGIDHISDIELAYAREKSLKIKLVAQAFKNAQGEVSCFVIPKFVDTQSRLYNVDDVYNGVITKTTFADTHFFLGKGAGAYPTASAVLSDISALTYDYQYEYKKLNQHEDLKLNQDILLKVLLRHTKEDTQVYPPYFEEISESYLNQHSGFIIGIISLNNLKTISEKKFLKHSFILFEPVTEEIKQIAPIELAILS; from the coding sequence ATGAGTAGAAAAACATTGAATATCGGATTATTTGGTTTTGGCTGTGTAGGATACGGTTTACACCAAGTTTTAGAACAAACCAAGGGCTTAAAAGCTCATGTTAAAACAATTTGTGTAAAAAATAAAGATAAAAAGAGACAAATTGATGAAGAAAACTTCACCTATGATAAAAATGATATACTCAATGACCCCAGTATCAATGTTGTTGTAGAACTGATTGATGATGCTAATGCTGCGTTTGAGATTGTAAAAGAAGCTCTTCAAAAAAAGAAAGCAGTTGTGACAGCCAATAAAAAAATGATTGCAGAGCATTTCACAGAATTGTTGGAGTTACAGAGAAAATATGAAGTTCCATTGTTATATGAAGCGGCTTGCTGTGCAAGTATTCCAATTATCAGAAATTTGGAAGAATATTATGATAATGACTTATTAGAATCATTTGAAGGAATTGTGAATGGTTCAACAAATTATATTCTTACCCAAACCTCTGTAAAAAATATCTCTTATGCAGAAGCTCTTAAAGAAGCTCAGGAAAAGGGATATGCAGAAAGTGACCCTACACTTGATACGGGAGGTTTTGATGCTAAATACAAGTTATTAATTCTGATTGTTCATGCCTTTGGGATAGTGGTGAAACCTGCTGATATTTTTAATTTGGGGATAGATCATATCAGTGATATTGAGCTTGCTTATGCTCGAGAGAAAAGTCTTAAAATTAAATTGGTGGCTCAGGCATTCAAAAATGCCCAAGGTGAAGTATCTTGTTTTGTGATACCTAAATTTGTAGATACTCAAAGCAGATTATACAATGTAGATGATGTTTACAATGGTGTAATTACTAAAACGACATTTGCAGATACACATTTCTTTTTAGGAAAAGGGGCAGGGGCATATCCTACAGCATCTGCTGTACTTTCTGATATTTCTGCTCTTACTTATGATTACCAGTATGAGTATAAAAAACTAAATCAACATGAAGATTTAAAATTAAATCAAGATATTTTATTAAAAGTTCTTCTCAGACATACCAAAGAAGATACACAAGTATATCCTCCATATTTTGAGGAAATATCAGAATCTTATCTCAATCAACATTCTGGATTTATTATAGGAATCATTTCTCTAAATAATCTAAAAACTATATCAGAGAAAAAATTCTTAAAACATTCTTTTATCTTATTTGAACCCGTTACAGAAGAAATCAAACAGATTGCTCCTATAGAGTTAGCAATCTTGTCATAA
- a CDS encoding cystathionine beta-lyase encodes MQEQTKILHHIPVDKLTGAISVPIYQTSTFVQEEPGVHKGFDYARSNNPTRKALEDLIAVLEHGSNGYAFASGLAAIDAVVKLLKSGDEILAVDDIYGGAFRLFTHIYQKFGIKVNYVDTSNIKKVEEAITPQTKLIWLESPTNPTLKISDIEAIAKIAKSKHCLLCVDNTFASPASQKPLELGADIVVHSATKYLSGHSDLIAGLVVTKTTELGEKIKFIQNASGAILAPFDSWLVIRGIETLQLRVRQHSENAQAIAEFLLKQDIVQNVYYPGLVSHHNHAVAKKQQKYFGGVVAFDLTIDDKEIASKIVSSTTYFKLAESLGGVKSLICLPCEMTHKSIPSEIRYQAGVKDSLIRLSVGLEDAEDLITDLGQVLGAIKTSFIHTV; translated from the coding sequence ATGCAAGAGCAAACTAAAATATTACATCATATCCCTGTTGATAAATTAACTGGTGCGATTTCTGTACCTATCTATCAAACATCTACATTTGTCCAAGAAGAGCCTGGTGTGCATAAAGGTTTTGATTATGCACGAAGCAATAATCCAACACGTAAAGCTCTTGAAGATTTAATTGCCGTTTTAGAGCATGGAAGTAATGGATACGCCTTTGCTAGCGGACTTGCAGCCATTGATGCTGTTGTGAAACTTCTAAAATCAGGTGATGAAATACTCGCTGTGGATGATATCTATGGAGGGGCTTTTAGACTCTTTACACATATTTATCAAAAATTTGGTATCAAAGTCAATTATGTAGATACTTCGAATATCAAAAAAGTAGAGGAAGCCATTACACCACAAACCAAACTCATTTGGTTAGAAAGCCCTACCAATCCTACGCTTAAAATCTCCGATATAGAAGCCATTGCAAAGATAGCAAAATCTAAACATTGTTTACTCTGTGTAGATAACACGTTTGCTTCGCCTGCTTCTCAAAAACCTCTCGAATTGGGGGCTGATATTGTGGTACACAGTGCTACCAAATATCTTTCTGGGCACAGCGATTTAATTGCAGGACTTGTGGTAACCAAAACAACAGAACTAGGCGAAAAAATTAAATTCATCCAAAATGCATCAGGAGCTATTTTAGCACCTTTCGATAGCTGGCTTGTGATTAGAGGTATAGAAACTCTGCAATTGCGTGTACGTCAGCATTCAGAAAATGCCCAAGCCATTGCCGAATTTTTATTAAAACAAGATATCGTACAAAATGTTTATTATCCAGGGCTTGTTTCGCATCATAATCATGCTGTAGCTAAAAAACAACAAAAGTATTTTGGTGGGGTAGTAGCCTTCGATTTGACTATTGATGATAAAGAAATTGCTTCTAAAATTGTTTCTTCTACCACCTATTTTAAGCTTGCTGAAAGTCTTGGAGGTGTGAAAAGTTTGATTTGTTTGCCTTGTGAAATGACACATAAATCTATTCCTTCAGAAATTCGTTATCAGGCAGGTGTAAAGGATAGTCTGATACGCCTTTCAGTAGGTTTAGAAGACGCAGAAGATCTTATCACAGATTTAGGACAAGTCTTAGGAGCTATTAAAACAAGTTTTATTCATACAGTTTAA
- the gatB gene encoding glutamyl-tRNA amidotransferase (allows the formation of correctly charged Asn-tRNA(Asn) or Gln-tRNA(Gln) through the transamidation of misacylated Asp-tRNA(Asn) or Glu-tRNA(Gln) in organisms which lack either or both of asparaginyl-tRNA or glutaminyl-tRNA synthetases; reaction takes place in the presence of glutamine and ATP through an activated phospho-Asp-tRNA(Asn) or phospho-Glu-tRNA), with the protein MNLKDKYELVIGLEVHAQLRTEAKAFAPEVNSYGDLPNTNISVVTLAHPGVLPRANKKTFDYAIRMGLALGSKITRETFFARKNYFYPDLPKGYQITQDKTPICTGGGVLIQVKEENNREKYINLTRMHLEEDAGKSMHIDGEEESYIDLNRAGVPLIEIVSEPELRSPEEAYWYLYEVRKLVRYLDVCDGNMEEGSLRCDVNVSVRIKGAEKFGTRVEVKNINSFTNVKRAIEHEFERQTALIEEGKTFPQETRMFDATTGKTYSLRTKESLNDYRYFPEPDLTPVIVDEAWIERIKAQMPALPRELYDKFTKQYGLSDYDASQLTDDKTMALYFEDACKETKNQKGVANWLLGAVRAYLNELTKDISEFEVSASHLAGLVNLIDEGKINNNIGKQVFAKMLENPKKTALQIAQEENLVVESNSDELLELIKSVLAKYPDKVAEYKNGKKGLQGLFVGEIMKATGGKADPKLTNQLLMEELSK; encoded by the coding sequence ATGAATTTAAAAGATAAATATGAATTAGTGATTGGTTTGGAAGTACATGCTCAACTCAGAACGGAGGCGAAAGCTTTTGCTCCTGAAGTCAATAGCTATGGCGATTTACCCAATACCAATATCAGTGTGGTTACGCTGGCTCACCCTGGTGTACTTCCAAGAGCCAATAAAAAGACGTTTGATTATGCCATTCGTATGGGTTTGGCGTTGGGTTCAAAGATTACAAGAGAAACTTTTTTTGCTCGTAAAAACTATTTTTATCCCGATTTACCCAAAGGTTATCAGATTACACAAGATAAAACGCCTATTTGTACAGGTGGCGGGGTTTTGATTCAAGTAAAAGAAGAAAATAACAGAGAGAAATATATCAATCTTACTCGTATGCACTTAGAAGAAGATGCAGGGAAATCTATGCACATAGATGGTGAGGAGGAGAGTTATATCGATTTGAACAGAGCAGGCGTTCCTTTGATTGAAATTGTTTCTGAACCTGAACTTCGCAGTCCAGAAGAAGCCTATTGGTATTTATACGAAGTCAGAAAGCTTGTAAGATATTTGGATGTGTGTGATGGAAATATGGAAGAAGGTTCACTTCGTTGTGATGTAAACGTTTCGGTACGCATCAAAGGTGCTGAAAAATTTGGAACAAGAGTAGAGGTGAAAAATATCAACTCTTTCACCAACGTAAAAAGAGCTATCGAACACGAGTTTGAACGCCAAACGGCACTTATCGAAGAAGGGAAAACGTTTCCACAGGAAACACGTATGTTTGATGCCACTACAGGCAAAACTTACAGCCTTCGTACGAAAGAAAGTTTGAATGACTATCGCTATTTCCCTGAACCTGATTTAACGCCAGTTATTGTTGATGAAGCATGGATTGAGCGTATCAAGGCTCAGATGCCTGCGTTACCTCGTGAATTATACGATAAATTCACTAAACAATATGGTTTAAGCGATTATGATGCCTCTCAACTTACAGACGATAAGACAATGGCTTTGTATTTTGAAGATGCCTGCAAAGAAACAAAAAATCAGAAAGGAGTTGCTAATTGGCTTTTGGGTGCAGTAAGAGCTTATCTTAATGAATTGACGAAGGACATTTCAGAGTTTGAAGTATCTGCAAGCCATTTGGCTGGACTTGTAAACCTGATTGATGAAGGAAAAATCAATAACAATATAGGAAAACAAGTATTTGCTAAAATGCTTGAGAACCCGAAGAAAACAGCCCTTCAAATTGCCCAAGAAGAAAATTTGGTGGTAGAAAGTAATTCAGACGAACTTTTGGAACTCATTAAAAGTGTTCTTGCCAAATACCCAGATAAGGTGGCAGAGTATAAAAATGGCAAAAAAGGGCTTCAAGGCTTATTTGTGGGCGAAATTATGAAAGCCACAGGTGGTAAAGCAGACCCTAAACTTACCAATCAGCTTTTGATGGAAGAACTCTCAAAATAA